A single genomic interval of Peromyscus leucopus breed LL Stock chromosome 7, UCI_PerLeu_2.1, whole genome shotgun sequence harbors:
- the Nat8l gene encoding N-acetylaspartate synthetase: MHCGPPDMVCETKIVAAEDHEALPGAKKDALLAAGGAMWPPLPAAPGPAAAPPPAPGPQPHGGTGGAGPPEGRGVCIREFRAAEQEAARRIFYDGILERIPNTAFRGLRQHPRTQLLYALLAALCFAVTRSLLLTCLVPAGLLALRYYYSRKVILAYLECALHTDMADIEQYYMKPPGSCFWVAVLDGNVVGIVAARAHEEDNTVELLRMSVDSRFRGKGIAKALGRRVLEFAMLHNYSAVVLGTTAVKVAAHKLYESLGFRHMGASDHYVLPGMTLSLAERLFFQVRYHRYRLQLREE, encoded by the exons ATGCATTGTGGGCCTCCCGACATGGTCTGCGAGACGAAGATCGTGGCTGCGGAGGACCATGAGGCACTGCCGGGGGCCAAGAAGGACGCGCTGCTCGCCGCCGGCGGAGCCATGTGGCCCCCGCTGCCCGCCGCGCCCGGGCCGGCCGCCGCGCCCCCACCCGCGCCGGGTCCCCAGCCCCACGGAGGCACGGGGGGCGCGGGGCCGCCGGAGGGGCGCGGCGTGTGCATCCGCGAGTTCCGCGCAGCCGAACAGGAGGCGGCGCGCCGCATCTTCTACGACGGCATCTTGGAGCGCATCCCCAACACGGCTTTCCGCGGCCTGCGGCAGCACCCGCGCACCCAGCTGCTCTACGCCCTGCTGGCGG CCCTCTGTTTTGCTGTGACCCGCTCACTGCTGCTGACGTGCCTGGTGCCAGCCGGGCTCCTGGCCCTGCGCTACTACTACAGTCGAAAGGTGATTCTGGCCTACCTGGAGTGTGCGCTGCACACGGACATGGCAGACATTGAGCAGTACTACATGAAGCCACCTG GTTCCTGTTTCTGGGTGGCTGTGCTGGATGGCAACGTTGTGGGCATCGTGGCCGCAAGGGCCCACGAGGAGGACAACACGGTGGAGCTGCTGCGCATGTCCGTGGACTCACGCTTCCGCGGCAAAGGCATCGCCAAGGCTCTGGGCCGGAGGGTGTTGGAGTTCGCCATGTTGCACAACTACTCTGCAGTGGTACTGGGCACCACAGCCGTTAAGGTGGCCGCCCACAAGCTCTATGAGTCACTGGGCTTCAGACACATGGGCGCAAGTGATCACTACGTGCTGCCTGGCATGACCCTCTCGCTGGCCGAGCGCCTCTTCTTTCAGGTCCGCTACCACCGCTACCGCCTGCAGCTACGCGAGGAgtga
- the C7H4orf48 gene encoding neuropeptide-like protein C4orf48 homolog isoform X2 yields the protein MRARAGRGASSRVARAAGRGSVNRGRPRAPSAMAPASRSLLSPPTLLLLLLLLLSLALLGARAEPAAGSAVPAQSRPCVDCHAFEFMQRALQDLRKTAYSLDARTETLLLQAERRALCACWPAGR from the exons atgcgcgcgcgtgcgGGTCGCGGTGCGTCTTCCCGTGTCGCCCGCGCTGCTGGTCGCGGTTCCGTGAACCGCG GGCGGCCCCGGGCTCCCTCGGCCATGGCCCCCGCGTCCAGGTCCTTGCTGTCGCCGCCgactttgctgctgctgctgctgttgctgctgagcTTGGCGCTGCTGGGCGCCCGCGCCGAGCCCGCCGCCGGGAGCGCTGTCCCCGCGCAGA GCCGTCCGTGTGTGGACTGCCACGCGTTTGAATTCATGCAGCGCGCCCTTCAGGACCTGCGGAAAACGGCCTACAGCCTGGACGCGCGG ACGGAGACCCTTCTGCTGCAGGCTGAGCGCCGGGCTCTGTGTGCCTGCTGGCCAGCTGGACGCTGA
- the C7H4orf48 gene encoding neuropeptide-like protein C4orf48 homolog isoform X1, with protein MRARAGRGASSRVARAAGRGSVNRGKGRVGSARPGEGWDRVKQTRVRGTRRPRAPSAMAPASRSLLSPPTLLLLLLLLLSLALLGARAEPAAGSAVPAQSRPCVDCHAFEFMQRALQDLRKTAYSLDARTETLLLQAERRALCACWPAGR; from the exons atgcgcgcgcgtgcgGGTCGCGGTGCGTCTTCCCGTGTCGCCCGCGCTGCTGGTCGCGGTTCCGTGAACCGCGGTAAGGGTCGGGTGGGGTCCGCGAGGCCCGGGGAAGGCTGGGACCGAGTTAAGCAGACCCGAGTTCGCGGGACGC GGCGGCCCCGGGCTCCCTCGGCCATGGCCCCCGCGTCCAGGTCCTTGCTGTCGCCGCCgactttgctgctgctgctgctgttgctgctgagcTTGGCGCTGCTGGGCGCCCGCGCCGAGCCCGCCGCCGGGAGCGCTGTCCCCGCGCAGA GCCGTCCGTGTGTGGACTGCCACGCGTTTGAATTCATGCAGCGCGCCCTTCAGGACCTGCGGAAAACGGCCTACAGCCTGGACGCGCGG ACGGAGACCCTTCTGCTGCAGGCTGAGCGCCGGGCTCTGTGTGCCTGCTGGCCAGCTGGACGCTGA